Part of the Xanthomonas sp. SI genome is shown below.
AGGCCGGCGACGACGCCCTGTTCGCCGGCCAGCCGTACCGCATCGTCGAGCGCGATGGCGTGCGCTACACCCTGCTCGGCACCGCGCATGTGTCGCTGGCCAGCGTCGCCGCCGTGGAACGGGCGATCGACAGCGGCCGCTTCGATGCGGTCGCGGTGGAGCTGGACCCGCAACGGCTGCAGGCGCTGACCGACCCGGATGCGCTGACCAAGCTGGACCTGGTGCAGGTGATCCGCAAGGGCCGGGTGGCGCTGTTCGCAGCAAACCTGGCGCTGGCCGCCTACCAGCGGCGCCTAGCCGAGCAGTTGGGTATCGAACCCGGCGCCGAACTCAAGCGCGCGGTGCTGCTGGCGCGCGAGCGGCAGCTGCCGGTGTACCTGATCGACCGCGAGGTCGGGCTGACCTTCAAGCGCGCCTCCGGCCGGCTCGGCTTCTTCGGCAAGCTCAAGCTCGGCAGCGGCCTGCTCGGCGGCCTGTTCGCCTCCGACGAGGTCGGCGAGGCGGAGATCGAGAAGCTCAAGCAGGGCGACATGCTCGAGGCCAGCTTCGGCGACTTCGCCAGCGAAAGCCCGGCGCTGTACGACACCATCATCGCCGAGCGCGACCGCTACATGGCCACCCGCCTGCGCGAGGAACATGCGCAGCGGGCCGTGCCCAGCCAGACGCCGATCGCCACCCCGGACTATCTGGATAGCGCACGCGCCGAGGGCATCCGCGACGTGCTGGCGGTGGTCGGTGCCGGCCATCTGGCCGGCCTGGCCAGGCACCTGCAGGACGATCAGGACGATCCGGCCACGTTGCGCAAGTCGCTGGAAGACGTGCCGACCAAGAAAAAGGTGCCGTGGATCACCCTGACCCTGACCGCTCTGGTGCTGGGCGGCGTCGCCTGGGGCTACTGGCGTGGCGGCTTCGCGCTGGGCACCGACCTGCTGCTGCAGTGGGTGCTGTTCACCGGCGGCCTGGCCGGGTTGGGCTGCCTGCTGGCCGGCGGCCATCCGCTGAGCATCATCGCCGGCGCCATCGCCGCGCCGCTGAAACCGTTCCGGCCCGGCGTGCCGGCCGGCGCGTTCAGCGCGCTGGTCGAGGTGCACATGCGCAAGCCGGCCTACGGCGACTTCCTGGCGCTGCGCGACGACGCGCAGAACCTGCGCGGCTGGTACCGCAACCGCGTCTCGCGGGTGGTGCTGACCTTCCTGCTGACCAACCTCGGCAGCATGATCGGCGTGTGGCTGGCGGGATTCCGCATCTTCGGCAAGCTGGCCGGTTGAGCGCAACGCGGCGGCAGGGCCATGCGCCCTGCCCCATCGCATGATCACCGTGTCGTAAAACAGTGTGGGAGGGGCTTCAGCCCCGACGCCTTGTCGGTAAAGGCGTCGGGACTGAAGCCCCTCCCACAACTTTTTCCACGCGATGCAGCAAGCGAGACAAGCGCGCGCCAGCCATTCGGCGCGCGACACCGCGCCCCTGGTCAGGACACCTGCGGCGCCGGCACACCGCGGCCGCCGCGGGCACGCCGCACCAGCTGCGCCACGCCGCCGCTGAGATCGTCGAGGATCGCGTAGATGGTCGGCAGGAACAGCAGGCTGACCACGGTGGAGAACGCCAGGCCGCCGGCGATCGCGCGCGCCATCGGGTAGTAGGCCGGGCCGTCGCCGAACATCTGCGTGGTGGTCAGCGAGATCGGCACCATCGCCAGGATCGCGGTACCCATGGTCATCATGATCGGCCGCAAGCGCTCGCGCGACCCTTCCACCAGCGCTTCGGTCCGGGCCAGGCCGCGCCGGCGCAGGTTGTTGATGTGCTCGATCATCACGATGCCGTTGTTCACCACCACGCCCATCAGCACCAGGATGCCGATGAAGGCCATGATCCCGAAGTTGGTGCCGGTGATCCAGAACAGCCAGAACACCCCGAAGATCGAGAACAGCACGCCGCTCATGATCGCCGCCGGGAACAGCAGCGATTCGAATACCGCGGCCATCACCACGTAGATCATCAGCAGCGCGATCAGCAGGTTGAACATCATCTGCTGGCCGGCCTTGTCGTCGTCCTGGCCATCGGCACCGTCGAAACTGTAGTGGTAGCCGGCCGGGAAGCTGACGCCCTTCAGCGTGTCCTCCATTGCCTGCTTGGCCTCGGCCGGGGTGACCTTGACCCCGAGGTTGGCGGTGATGGTCAGCGTGGTCTGGCGGTTGGTGCGCCCGATCTGGGTCGCCGCCGGCCGCGTCTGCACGTCGACCAGGCTCAGCAACGGCACGCTGCGCCCGTCCTTGGTGCGCACGTTGAAGCTGTCCAGGTCTTCGGGCGTGGTTTCCTCGGCGCCGGCGAAGCGGACCCACACCGGCACCTCGTTGTCGCCGCGGCGGAACTCGCGCAGCGAGGCGCCGCGCAGCGCCAGGCCGACGAAGCTGGCGACCTGCTCGGCATTGAAGCCGAACGCCGATGCGCGCTCGCGATCCACCCGCACCGCCAGCTCGGTGGTGCGGTCGCCGGTGTCCACGCGCACGTCGCGCAATTCCTTGCGCCGCGCCAGCAGCGGCACCACGTCGTCGGCGATCGCGCGCAGGGTCTGGGTGGAATCGCCGACCAGTTGCACCTGCACGCTCTGCGCACCGCTGCCCTGCCCGTTGCCGTTGCCATTGCTGCCGACGCTGTAGTCGGCCAGCGCCGAACGCGGCAGATCCTTGCGGATCTGTTCGATCAGCGCCTGCATGTCGCGCACCTGCTTGAGGTCCACGGTCAGCGTGGTGCTGCTGCCTTCCACTTCGCTGAACCACGAATACACCTGGGTGACGTGGTAGCGCTGGCGGCGCGCGTCGATGAAGCGTTCGAGCTTGGCGACCTCGGTGGACAGCTGCTCGCGCGTATACGAGCCCTTCCACTGGTAGCCGATGAAGATCTGTTCGCCGCCGTCGCCGCCGAACATGTCCTTCTTGGTCTGCAGCATCGGGATCACGCTGAGCGCGGTGATCAGCGCGATCGCGGCGACGCTCCAGCCGCGGTGGGCCAACGACCAGCTGAGCACGCGCGCGTAGCGGCGCTGCAGGCGCGGGATCAGCCCGCGCTCGGAGCGGACCAGCGCCGGCGTGCGCATGCGCGCGGACAGCATCGGAATCAGACTCACCGCCACCAGCCACGAGGCCAGCAGCGACACCGAAATGGTGATAGCGATCTGCGCCATGAAGATGCTGATGTTGTTGGTTTCGCCGAACAGGTTCGGCACGAATACGATGCAGTGGCACAGGGTGCCGGCCGACAGCGCGATGGCCACGTTGCGGGTGCCGATGATCGAGGCCAGCTGCGGCTGGTCCGGCATGCGTTCGCGTTCCTGGTAGATGCTCTCCACCACCACCACCGCGTTGTCCACCAGCATGCCCACCGCCAGCAGTAGGCCCATCATGGTCAGGATGTTGAGGGTCACCCCGGCGAAATACATGAAACCCAGGGTGATGGTGAAGCAGATCGGGATCGCCAGAGTCACCATCAGCGTCGACGGCCAGTGGCGCAGGAAGAAGAACAGCACCGTCACCGACAGCAGCAGGCCGACCCCGCCGGCTTCGGCCAGTTCGGTCAGCGACGAGGTCACCGCCTTGCCCTGGTTGTCGATGACCTTGACCTGCACGTCGCTGAGCGCCGGTTGCTTGCGGATCTGCTCCACGTCGGCCAGGACCGCGCGCGACACCTCGACCAGGTTGGCGCTGCGCTCCTTGTACACGTCCAGGCCCACCGCCGGGCGCCCGTCCAGGCGCCGGCCATAGTTCATCCGGGTCGGCTTCAGGCGTATGTCGGCGATGTCACCCAGGCGCAGGCCCTTGGCGTCGATGACCAGATCGCGCAATTCCTGCAGGTCGCGCAATTCGCCGACCGGCTGCACCCGCAGGCGCTGGCCGTGGTCGTCGATCTGCCCGGCCGACAGCGAGAAATTGAGCTTGCCCAGGCGATCGGTGAGATCGTTGAGGCTGAGGTTGTGCGCGCTGAGCCGGTCCGGCGCGATCGCGATCTCCACTTCGTTCGGCGGCGCGCCGGACACCTCCACCTTGGCCACGCCGGGGATGCGTTCCAGGCGCCGCTTGAACTCGCGGTCTAGCATGTCGTAGGCGCCGGTCAGGTCGGCCGCGCCGGCCAGGCGTACCTTCAGCACCGGCTCGTCGCTGCTGGACCACTTGAACACGTGGTAGCGCTGCAGGTCGTCGGGCAGGTCGGCGCGGATCGCGTCGATGCGCTCGCGCGCGTCGGAGGCGGCGATGGCGATGTCGCGGTCCCAATCGGAGAACTCGATGAAGATGTTGGCGCCGTCGGCAGTCGCGGTCGAGCGCATGCGCTTGATCCCGGTCATCGTCGCCAGCGCTTCCTCGGTCGGCCGCACCAGGTTGCGCTCGACCTCGTCGGGGGTCGAGCCGCTGTACGGCAACTGCACGAACAGGAACGGCGCGGAGATGTCCGGCAACGCCTCCAGCGGCAGCCGGAACGCCGCGATCAAGCCGACCACCACAAGCGACACGAAGCACATGATGGTGGTGATCGGACGGCGGATGCTGAACTCGGCGACGCTCATGCCGGCTCACCCGTGCCAGTGCCGTGGCCGAGCCCTTCAAGACGCCGCCGCGCGCGCTGCCCGCGCTCGGCGTAATAGCCGTCGGCGCGGCGATCCAGGCGGTCGTAGACCACCGGGATCACCACCAGCGTGAGCAGCGTGGACACCAGCAGGCCGCCGATCACGGTGATCGCCATCGGCGCGCGCACTTCGGCGCCCTCGCCCGACGCCACCGCCAGCGGCAGGAAGCCGAACAGCGTGCACAGCGTGGTCATGATGATCGGGCGCAGCCGCGAGCGTGCGCCTTCGATCAGCGCCTCGCGCTTGGCCACGCCTTCCTCGCGCAGCTGGTTGACCTTGTCGATCAGGATGATCGCGTTCTTGGTCACCAGCCCGACCAGCAGGATCAGGCCGATGAACACCACCACCGACACCGGCTTGCCGCTCAGCAGCAGGGCCAGCACCGCGCCCACCATCGCCAGCGGGATGGTGAACAGGATCACGAACGGGTGCAACAGCGATTCGAACTGCGAAGCCATCACCAGGTACACCAGGAAGATCGCCAGGCCGAACGCGAACAACAGCGACTTGGCCGACTGCGCCAGTTCCTCGCCCTGCCCGCCGATGTGCATGCCGACGCCGGCGCCGAGCGGCTCGCGCGCGACCATGTCCTGCACCTCGCTCACCGCGCCGCCCAGGTCGATGTCGCGCAGGTTGGCCGACACGATCGCCACGCGGATCTGGTCGGCGCGATGGATCTCGCTGGGCCCGGTGGTGGCGACCACGTCGGCGACCGCATCCAGCGTCACCGGCTTGCTGCTGCCGGGATTGACGATCAGCCGGCGGATGCTGTCGACGCTGGCGCGGTCGCTCTGCTGCGCGCGCACCAGCACGTCGATCTTGCGGTCGCGGAAGCTGTAGCGGGTGGCGACGTCGCCGCGCACCTTCTTCACCACCACGTCGGCGATCTGCCGCGTGGTCAGGCCCAGCGCACCGGCGCGCTCCTGGTCGAAGCGGATCTGGATTTCCGGGAAGCCCTCTTCCACCGTCGATTTCACGTCGGCGTAGTGGCCGTTGCCGCGCAACATCGCGGTCAGCTTCTGCCCGGCGTGCTGAATGGTCTCCAGGTCCTGGCCGCGCAGCTCGATTTCCAGCGGCGTGGAGAAGCTGAAGAGCTCAGGGCGGCTGAAACCGACCTGCACGCCCGGATGCCTGTGCATCGTCGCGCGCATGCGGTCGCTCTGCTGCGCCTCGAACTGCGCGCTGCCGCCGCCAGCCATGGCGATGGTCAGCTTGCCGATGTTCTCGCCGCTTTCGGTGGGACTGGCGTCGAGCCGGGTGCCGCTGCCGCTGACGCCGTACAGCGCCTGCACGCCGGCGTCCTTGCCGTGGGTTTCCTGCAGTTCGCGCACCAGCGCATCGGTCTGCCGCAACGGCGTGCCGGCCGGCAGTTTCACCGTCATCTCGAAGCGGTCCTGGGCCAACTGCGGGATCAGGTCGGCGCCGAGCATCGGCACCACCGCCAGCGTCGCCGCGAACGCCAGCGCGGCCAGGCCCAGCACCTGCCACGGCCGCGCCAGCGCGCCCGGCAGCAACCGCAGATAGCCGCGTTCGGCACGCGCATACGGCGCCATCGCCAGGTCGCTGGCCTTGCGCATCACCGGCGCGACCACCGCCACGCCACCGCGCCACAGCCGCACCACCAACCATGCCGCGCCGAAGAAACCGCCGCGCACCGCCGCGGCGGCACCGCGCCGGCCCCACGCCACCGGCTTCAGCCAACCGCGCTGCGGCTGCCATTGCGGCTGCTCGGGCTCGGGCGGGAACGCCATCGGCGGGCGTCCCTTCAGCGAACTGAGCATCGGGATGAGGGTCATCGACACCACCAGCGAGATCGCGATGGCGATCGCCACGGTCAAGGCCTGGTCGCGGAACAGCTGCCCGGCCACGCCCTCGACGAACACCAGCGGCAGGAACACCGCGATCGTGGTCAGGGTCGAGGCGACCACCGCCATGCTCACCTCGCGGGTGCCGGCGATCGCCGCATCGAGGATGCTCAGGCCGCGCTCGCGCGCCTTGGCGATGCTCTCCAGCACCACGATCGAATCGTCCACCACCAGGCCGGTGGCCAGTGCCAGGCCGCCCAGCGACATCACGTTCAAGCTCAAGCCCAGCTGGCCCATGAAGAAGAACGTGGCCACGATCGACACCGGCAGCGACAGGCTGATCACGAACGTGCTCCAGCCATCGCGCAGGAACAGGAAGATGATCAGGATCGCCAGCAGGCCGCCGATCACCGCGTCCTTCTTGACGTCGCCGATGGCGTGCTCGATGAAGCGCGACTGGTCTTCCAGCGTGGTCAATTCCACGTCCGGCGGGATCTGCGTCTTCAGCTGTTCCAGGCGCTTGCGCAGCGCCGCCGCGGTGGACACGGTGTTGGCGTCGCCTTCCTTGTAGATCGCCAGTTCCACCGCTTCCTTGCCGCCCAGGCGGATGATCGCCTCGCGCTCCTTGTAGCCCTGCCGCACCTCGGCCACGTCCTTGAGCCGCACCGGCATGCCGTTGGCGATGGTAGTGGTGGAACTGGACGAGGCGCTCTGCGCCGCCGAGGCCGCGGCCAGCGCCGCTTCCGAACCGGTCGAGGCGGCGATCGCGTACATCTGCTGCATCGCCGAGTCGGCGGCGCTGCTGCCCGCGCCCTGGGTGGTCAGCAGCAGATTGCGGATCTCGTCCAGGTCGGCGAACTGGTTGACCGTGCGCACCAGGTAGCGCTGCGAGCCCTGTTCCAGGCGCCCGCCGGAGATGTTGATGTTCTCTTCCTTGAGCCGGGTGATGACGTTGTCGATCGGCAGGCTCAGCTGCGCCAGCCGCTGCTGGTCGATGTCGACCTGGATCTCGTCTTCCAGCCCGCCGCCGACCTTGACCGCGGCCACGCCGGCCACCGGTTCCAGTTTCTTCTTCAGATCCTCGTCGGCATAGCGGCGCAACTGGGTCAGCGCGCGCACCGCATCGGCATCACTGGCCGGCGTCGCCTTGCTCGCCAGCACCAGACGCATGATCGGTTCGGTGGACGGATTGAAGCGCAGCAGCACCGGCGCCTTGGCTTCCAGCGGCAGCTCCAGCGCCTCCATCTTGTCGCGCACCTCCAGGCTGGCCTGGTCCATGTTGGTGCCCCAGGCGAACTCCAGCACCACGTCGCTCTGCCCGGTGCGCGACACCGACTTGAGCTTGCGCAGGTTCTTGACCACGCCGACCGCTTCCTCGACCGGCTCGGTCACCAGCGTCTCGATCTCCGACGGCGCCGCGCCGGTGTATTCGGTGCGCACGGTCAGGGTCGGATAGCTCAGGTCGGGCAACAGGTTGACCTTGAGGCTGTTCAGCGCGATCACGCCGAACAGCAGCAACGTCACCGTGGCCATCGCGATGGTGACGCGGCGGCGTGTGGCGAATTCGACCAGCCCGCCGCCGCGCACGCCGGGCGGCGCGTGTTCGTGCGGATCGCTGCCGTGATCGGAACCGGCGCTGGTCATCAGTGCGCTCCGACCGCGGCGCCGCCGCCGATCTCGGCGACCTCGCGTTGCGGCGCGATCACCTGCACGCGGCTGCCGTCGCGCAGGGCGACCTTGCCGGCGGTGACCACCTGGTCGCCGGGCTGCAGGCCGTCGCG
Proteins encoded:
- a CDS encoding efflux RND transporter permease subunit, with the translated sequence MTSAGSDHGSDPHEHAPPGVRGGGLVEFATRRRVTIAMATVTLLLFGVIALNSLKVNLLPDLSYPTLTVRTEYTGAAPSEIETLVTEPVEEAVGVVKNLRKLKSVSRTGQSDVVLEFAWGTNMDQASLEVRDKMEALELPLEAKAPVLLRFNPSTEPIMRLVLASKATPASDADAVRALTQLRRYADEDLKKKLEPVAGVAAVKVGGGLEDEIQVDIDQQRLAQLSLPIDNVITRLKEENINISGGRLEQGSQRYLVRTVNQFADLDEIRNLLLTTQGAGSSAADSAMQQMYAIAASTGSEAALAAASAAQSASSSSTTTIANGMPVRLKDVAEVRQGYKEREAIIRLGGKEAVELAIYKEGDANTVSTAAALRKRLEQLKTQIPPDVELTTLEDQSRFIEHAIGDVKKDAVIGGLLAILIIFLFLRDGWSTFVISLSLPVSIVATFFFMGQLGLSLNVMSLGGLALATGLVVDDSIVVLESIAKARERGLSILDAAIAGTREVSMAVVASTLTTIAVFLPLVFVEGVAGQLFRDQALTVAIAIAISLVVSMTLIPMLSSLKGRPPMAFPPEPEQPQWQPQRGWLKPVAWGRRGAAAAVRGGFFGAAWLVVRLWRGGVAVVAPVMRKASDLAMAPYARAERGYLRLLPGALARPWQVLGLAALAFAATLAVVPMLGADLIPQLAQDRFEMTVKLPAGTPLRQTDALVRELQETHGKDAGVQALYGVSGSGTRLDASPTESGENIGKLTIAMAGGGSAQFEAQQSDRMRATMHRHPGVQVGFSRPELFSFSTPLEIELRGQDLETIQHAGQKLTAMLRGNGHYADVKSTVEEGFPEIQIRFDQERAGALGLTTRQIADVVVKKVRGDVATRYSFRDRKIDVLVRAQQSDRASVDSIRRLIVNPGSSKPVTLDAVADVVATTGPSEIHRADQIRVAIVSANLRDIDLGGAVSEVQDMVAREPLGAGVGMHIGGQGEELAQSAKSLLFAFGLAIFLVYLVMASQFESLLHPFVILFTIPLAMVGAVLALLLSGKPVSVVVFIGLILLVGLVTKNAIILIDKVNQLREEGVAKREALIEGARSRLRPIIMTTLCTLFGFLPLAVASGEGAEVRAPMAITVIGGLLVSTLLTLVVIPVVYDRLDRRADGYYAERGQRARRRLEGLGHGTGTGEPA
- a CDS encoding efflux RND transporter permease subunit; translated protein: MSVAEFSIRRPITTIMCFVSLVVVGLIAAFRLPLEALPDISAPFLFVQLPYSGSTPDEVERNLVRPTEEALATMTGIKRMRSTATADGANIFIEFSDWDRDIAIAASDARERIDAIRADLPDDLQRYHVFKWSSSDEPVLKVRLAGAADLTGAYDMLDREFKRRLERIPGVAKVEVSGAPPNEVEIAIAPDRLSAHNLSLNDLTDRLGKLNFSLSAGQIDDHGQRLRVQPVGELRDLQELRDLVIDAKGLRLGDIADIRLKPTRMNYGRRLDGRPAVGLDVYKERSANLVEVSRAVLADVEQIRKQPALSDVQVKVIDNQGKAVTSSLTELAEAGGVGLLLSVTVLFFFLRHWPSTLMVTLAIPICFTITLGFMYFAGVTLNILTMMGLLLAVGMLVDNAVVVVESIYQERERMPDQPQLASIIGTRNVAIALSAGTLCHCIVFVPNLFGETNNISIFMAQIAITISVSLLASWLVAVSLIPMLSARMRTPALVRSERGLIPRLQRRYARVLSWSLAHRGWSVAAIALITALSVIPMLQTKKDMFGGDGGEQIFIGYQWKGSYTREQLSTEVAKLERFIDARRQRYHVTQVYSWFSEVEGSSTTLTVDLKQVRDMQALIEQIRKDLPRSALADYSVGSNGNGNGQGSGAQSVQVQLVGDSTQTLRAIADDVVPLLARRKELRDVRVDTGDRTTELAVRVDRERASAFGFNAEQVASFVGLALRGASLREFRRGDNEVPVWVRFAGAEETTPEDLDSFNVRTKDGRSVPLLSLVDVQTRPAATQIGRTNRQTTLTITANLGVKVTPAEAKQAMEDTLKGVSFPAGYHYSFDGADGQDDDKAGQQMMFNLLIALLMIYVVMAAVFESLLFPAAIMSGVLFSIFGVFWLFWITGTNFGIMAFIGILVLMGVVVNNGIVMIEHINNLRRRGLARTEALVEGSRERLRPIMMTMGTAILAMVPISLTTTQMFGDGPAYYPMARAIAGGLAFSTVVSLLFLPTIYAILDDLSGGVAQLVRRARGGRGVPAPQVS
- a CDS encoding TraB/GumN family protein, which translates into the protein MNELSQAGDDALFAGQPYRIVERDGVRYTLLGTAHVSLASVAAVERAIDSGRFDAVAVELDPQRLQALTDPDALTKLDLVQVIRKGRVALFAANLALAAYQRRLAEQLGIEPGAELKRAVLLARERQLPVYLIDREVGLTFKRASGRLGFFGKLKLGSGLLGGLFASDEVGEAEIEKLKQGDMLEASFGDFASESPALYDTIIAERDRYMATRLREEHAQRAVPSQTPIATPDYLDSARAEGIRDVLAVVGAGHLAGLARHLQDDQDDPATLRKSLEDVPTKKKVPWITLTLTALVLGGVAWGYWRGGFALGTDLLLQWVLFTGGLAGLGCLLAGGHPLSIIAGAIAAPLKPFRPGVPAGAFSALVEVHMRKPAYGDFLALRDDAQNLRGWYRNRVSRVVLTFLLTNLGSMIGVWLAGFRIFGKLAG